In Methanosarcina siciliae T4/M, one genomic interval encodes:
- a CDS encoding TIGR00153 family protein translates to MKDYIRSVLDVVAESPFVPLEMHARKGVLAVEKLAEAMEAYCNGDQALLDERTEEIDVLEHEADKIKQKIRASIPSSVRLPVNKKDLLSFLKQQDSIADFAQASAYWMTLRPCKDLPDEIKEGFLELMANSLKTARVYDQLVGELYKLLATSFSKEEIKETMQIVPEVEKLEHDVDVLETALLKKIFEHEGEIGGAGVCHLMGLVERIGGIADKSASAADRLRSMILRR, encoded by the coding sequence ATGAAAGACTACATCCGTTCCGTACTTGACGTGGTCGCAGAATCTCCCTTCGTCCCCCTTGAAATGCACGCCAGAAAAGGGGTGCTTGCCGTCGAAAAACTTGCTGAAGCAATGGAAGCTTACTGCAACGGAGATCAAGCCCTTCTTGATGAGCGTACCGAAGAAATCGATGTCCTGGAGCATGAAGCCGACAAAATCAAACAGAAAATCAGGGCAAGTATACCCTCTTCCGTCAGGCTGCCGGTGAACAAGAAAGATCTCCTTTCTTTCCTAAAGCAGCAGGACTCCATAGCTGATTTTGCCCAGGCTTCAGCCTACTGGATGACCCTGCGGCCCTGCAAAGACCTCCCTGATGAGATAAAGGAAGGCTTTCTGGAACTCATGGCAAACTCTCTGAAAACCGCCAGGGTGTATGACCAGCTAGTAGGTGAGCTTTACAAGCTTCTTGCCACATCTTTTAGCAAAGAAGAAATCAAAGAGACTATGCAGATCGTCCCGGAGGTCGAAAAACTGGAACATGATGTGGATGTACTTGAGACAGCCCTCTTAAAAAAGATCTTCGAACACGAAGGCGAGATCGGAGGGGCAGGCGTCTGTCACCTTATGGGGCTTGTTGAAAGGATAGGAGGCATTGCCGATAAGTCCGCAAGCGCAGCCGACCGCCTGAGGTCCATGATCCTCAGAAGGTAA
- the ileS gene encoding isoleucine--tRNA ligase, which yields MIKEITAKYDAEQIEKKVTQFWEDSDAYRKTRERRKTGKRLFFVDGPPYTTGHIHLGTAWNKIIKDSILRYYSMNNRYILERPGWDMHGLPIEVRVEGVLGFKSKKDIESFGVENFIEKCKEFAITQKQAMTEQFQRLGVWMQWPEPYMTLKDDYIEAAWWTLKQAREKDLLDVGKRSVNWCPRCETAIADSEVEYSERTDPSIYVKFRVKGEENTFIVIWTTTPWTIPANVAVAVHPAYEYSKFRAIRQDGSEEVLIAATELIKNVLKQGRYTDFEVLETMLGEELTNLEYESPVGDLVPIQNEIKHGVYLADFVTVENTGCVHIAPGHGMDDFTLGIKHKLPILCPVGPNGSYTEEAGEYAGKNVREANPIVIEDLKARNRLLAEGTVTHRYGHCWRCKTPIIYLATEQWFLKVTEIKEKMLEEIDAVDWYPDWAGSARFRTWVEGARDWCISRQRYWGIPIPVWKCKKCGKLEVIGTKAELLEKAGLSGDIELHRPYVDRVTVPCECGGEKKRVEDVFDVWFDSAVASWATLKFPQTHDQFDEWWPADFVTEGHDQTRGWFYSQLGASMVGFGRAPYKSVLMHGFTLDAGGKKMSKSLGNVVSPLDIIDRLGADTLRAYVLSSSAPWEDLKYNLEEVETVHRSINILWNVFRFPLPYMALDNFDPMQVSLDSVKAALREEDRWILSRAQSVIKAVNEAMSGYLLHKAVREILEFALEDLSRWYIQLIRPRTWTEADDPDKLAAYCVLYEVYVIITKLISPFMPYLAEEMYQNLIRNVDPSAPESVHMCDWPKVNDAYLDPELEEAMDTARSIVEAASNARQKAGRKLRWPVSRIIISPENEAATKAVDRLRSVLMDQTNSKAIVLTGIGKSWEELGLEVIPDPGKIGPVFKKDAGKVIPALQKVEGFALKKAFAETGEFELTLADGTTVTVTSDMANFKETLPEGTASAESDAGLVYVDANLTSELEAEGYTREVIRRLQDMRKELDLVVDENIRASVRIEDEKVLALVGTLKDLIAEEVRADVFDLGSGLEVSGALVKDWNVEGTAMKMGIAKK from the coding sequence ATGATAAAAGAAATCACTGCCAAATACGATGCAGAACAAATCGAAAAAAAAGTAACGCAGTTCTGGGAAGACAGCGATGCCTACCGGAAAACCCGGGAGAGACGCAAGACCGGAAAAAGGCTTTTTTTTGTTGACGGCCCCCCGTACACTACAGGACACATCCACCTGGGGACTGCCTGGAATAAGATCATTAAAGATTCCATTCTCCGCTATTACTCCATGAACAACCGCTACATCCTTGAACGCCCCGGCTGGGATATGCACGGGCTCCCGATTGAGGTAAGAGTCGAAGGTGTGCTCGGTTTTAAATCCAAGAAGGATATCGAGAGCTTCGGGGTAGAGAATTTCATCGAGAAATGCAAGGAATTTGCCATTACGCAGAAACAGGCAATGACCGAGCAGTTCCAGAGGCTCGGGGTCTGGATGCAGTGGCCGGAACCCTACATGACCTTAAAAGACGACTACATCGAGGCTGCCTGGTGGACTCTCAAACAGGCCCGTGAAAAAGACCTCCTTGATGTGGGCAAGCGGTCGGTAAACTGGTGCCCGCGCTGTGAAACTGCAATTGCCGATTCAGAAGTCGAATATTCCGAGCGGACTGACCCTTCGATTTATGTTAAGTTCAGGGTCAAAGGTGAAGAAAACACTTTCATAGTCATCTGGACAACCACGCCCTGGACAATTCCTGCAAACGTAGCCGTAGCTGTTCATCCGGCTTACGAATACTCAAAATTCAGGGCAATCCGGCAGGACGGCTCGGAAGAGGTCCTTATTGCAGCCACGGAACTGATCAAAAATGTCCTCAAGCAGGGAAGGTATACGGACTTTGAAGTGCTTGAGACAATGCTCGGAGAAGAGCTCACAAATCTTGAGTACGAAAGCCCCGTCGGAGACCTGGTGCCCATCCAGAACGAGATTAAGCACGGAGTCTATCTTGCCGATTTCGTAACCGTCGAAAATACCGGCTGTGTGCATATAGCCCCCGGGCACGGTATGGACGACTTCACCCTCGGGATAAAGCACAAACTTCCGATCCTCTGTCCTGTGGGCCCAAACGGCTCCTACACCGAAGAAGCCGGGGAGTATGCAGGCAAGAACGTCAGGGAAGCAAACCCCATTGTTATCGAAGACCTCAAGGCCCGTAACAGGCTCCTTGCCGAAGGGACGGTCACGCACAGGTACGGACACTGCTGGCGCTGCAAGACTCCCATCATCTACCTTGCAACCGAGCAGTGGTTCCTCAAGGTCACCGAGATCAAGGAAAAAATGCTCGAGGAAATCGATGCTGTTGACTGGTACCCTGACTGGGCGGGTTCAGCCCGTTTCAGGACATGGGTCGAAGGGGCAAGAGACTGGTGCATCTCCAGGCAGCGCTACTGGGGAATTCCGATCCCTGTCTGGAAATGTAAGAAGTGCGGAAAACTTGAGGTAATAGGGACAAAGGCCGAACTGCTCGAAAAGGCAGGGTTAAGCGGGGATATCGAACTGCACCGACCCTATGTGGACAGGGTTACCGTGCCCTGTGAGTGCGGAGGAGAGAAAAAGCGGGTTGAAGACGTTTTCGATGTCTGGTTTGACTCGGCTGTTGCTTCCTGGGCAACCCTGAAGTTTCCGCAGACGCATGATCAGTTTGATGAATGGTGGCCTGCTGATTTCGTAACCGAAGGACATGACCAGACTCGCGGCTGGTTCTATTCCCAGCTCGGGGCAAGTATGGTTGGCTTTGGTCGGGCACCTTATAAGAGTGTGCTCATGCACGGCTTTACTCTGGATGCAGGCGGAAAGAAGATGTCCAAGAGCCTTGGAAACGTGGTATCTCCCCTGGACATTATCGATAGGTTGGGGGCAGACACACTGCGTGCCTACGTACTTTCCTCAAGCGCACCCTGGGAAGACCTGAAGTACAATTTGGAAGAGGTAGAAACCGTCCACCGTTCTATCAATATCCTCTGGAACGTTTTCAGGTTCCCGCTCCCGTATATGGCGCTTGACAATTTTGACCCGATGCAGGTCAGCCTGGATTCCGTAAAAGCCGCCCTGAGAGAAGAAGACCGGTGGATTCTCTCAAGAGCCCAGTCCGTGATAAAAGCCGTGAACGAAGCAATGAGTGGATACCTCCTCCATAAGGCAGTCCGTGAGATCCTGGAGTTTGCCCTTGAAGACCTCTCCCGCTGGTATATCCAGCTTATCCGTCCGAGGACATGGACCGAAGCTGACGACCCGGACAAGCTTGCGGCTTACTGCGTACTTTACGAAGTCTATGTAATAATCACAAAGCTGATCTCGCCTTTCATGCCCTACCTGGCTGAAGAGATGTACCAGAACCTGATCCGGAACGTGGACCCGAGTGCTCCCGAATCCGTGCACATGTGCGACTGGCCTAAGGTCAATGACGCTTATCTGGATCCCGAACTTGAAGAGGCCATGGACACTGCTCGCTCGATCGTGGAAGCCGCTTCAAACGCCCGCCAGAAAGCAGGAAGAAAGCTCAGGTGGCCCGTATCAAGAATTATTATTTCGCCTGAAAACGAGGCTGCTACAAAGGCAGTTGACAGGCTGCGTTCCGTACTTATGGACCAGACCAATTCCAAAGCCATTGTGCTTACCGGGATTGGCAAGAGCTGGGAAGAACTCGGGCTTGAGGTAATCCCTGACCCGGGCAAGATAGGACCTGTTTTCAAGAAGGATGCCGGAAAGGTTATCCCTGCCCTGCAGAAAGTAGAGGGTTTTGCTTTAAAGAAAGCCTTTGCCGAAACCGGGGAATTCGAACTTACCCTGGCTGACGGAACCACTGTTACAGTCACCTCTGACATGGCAAACTTCAAAGAAACCCTGCCTGAAGGCACAGCCAGTGCCGAGTCCGATGCAGGCCTTGTGTATGTGGACGCAAACCTTACCTCTGAACTCGAAGCTGAGGGCTACACAAGAGAAGTCATCCGCAGGCTTCAGGACATGAGGAAGGAACTCGATCTTGTTGTAGACGAAAACATCCGCGCTTCTGTCAGGATAGAGGACGAAAAGGTCCTGGCGCTTGTTGGAACTCTGAAAGACCTGATTGCAGAAGAAGTTAGAGCCGATGTATTTGATCTCGGCAGCGGGCTTGAGGTTTCCGGAGCCCTGGTAAAGGACTGGAATGTCGAAGGTACTGCTATGAAAATGGGAATTGCAAAGAAATAA